Proteins co-encoded in one Oreochromis aureus strain Israel breed Guangdong linkage group 3, ZZ_aureus, whole genome shotgun sequence genomic window:
- the LOC116330720 gene encoding butyrophilin subfamily 3 member A2-like, which translates to MFRLKDGRCCKMPLGTICVFLFHHSIFFFHLAHFCGGVSQVVGPSDPVVAIVGDDTVLPCHLDPAVNAADMTVEWTRSDLTPRFVHVWRDGVELVNKKNEAYMERTSLPINNLKLGDISLKLSKVKLSDRGSYKCFSPALSGQASVELVVGVVSSLIITVMGNSEDSSKVVLQCESAGWYPEPELLWLDGEGNLLSAGPTETLRGPDDLYTVSSRVTVEKRHSNNITCRVQQRNTNQSRETHIHVPGDLFNSSCSSAGHIAISVVVIVLLILAVVFVVWKYRSKCQDRNTRTDQVFTEERTETHHLTKDVDTVDFNIDQENINARIKKEEKDKTELIVVVQFLMAHKYDLDNDIHELKKTLRDLQKQQNENQSRLVKNNKKPADQESLKFDKINEEETTNFKTMKKNIEKEIDEKETQINSVSYVVDVIAKKKNELEDTIKKTQTQRENSEA; encoded by the exons ATGTTTCGCCTGAAGGATGGACGATGCTGTAAAATGCCACTTGGGACCATCtgtgtctttctttttcatcactctatttttttctttcacttagcACACTTTTGTGGAG GTGTGTCTCAGGTGGTTGGTCCATCTGACCCAGTTGTGGCAATAGTTGGTGATGACACTGTCTTACCGTGTCATCTGGATCCTGCTGTGAATGCTGCCGATATGACAGTAGAGTGGACAAGATCCGACCTCACACCCAGATTTGTCCATGTTTGGCGTGACGGTGTGGAGCtcgtgaataaaaaaaatgaagcctaCATGGAAAGAACGTCACTACCCATTAACAACCTGAAGCTCGGAGACATTTCATTAAAACTCTCCAAAGTGAAACTGTCAGATAGGGGATCATACAAATGCTTCAGTCCTGCACTTAGTGGACAAGCCAGTGTTGAGCTTGTTGTTG GTGTAGTTTCATCACTTATCATCACTGTAATGGGAAATAGTGAGGACAGCAGTAAAGTAGTGTTGCAGTGTGAGTCTGCAGGCTGGTATCCAGAgcctgagctgctgtggttgGACGGTGAGGGAAACCTCCTCTCTGCTGGACCTACAGAGACCCTCAGAGGTCCTGATGACCTCTATACTGTCAGCAGCAGAGTGACTGTGGAGAAGAGACACAGCAACAACATCACCTGCAGAGTCCAACAGAGGAACACCAACcagagcagagagacacacatacatgttCCTG GTGATTTATTTAACTCTTCATGTAGTTCTGCTGGTCACATCGCCATAAGTGTAGTTGTGATAGTCCTGCTTATTCTTGCAGTTGTCTTTGTTGTGTGGAAATATCGTTCCAAATGTCAAG acagaaacacaagaACTGATCAGGTCTTCACTGAGGagagaacagaaacacatcatCTCACAAAAGATGTTGACACTGTCGACTTTAATATAGATCAAGAAAACATCAATGCTCGgattaaaaaagaagagaaagacaaaactgaattgATAGTGGTGGTTCAATTTTTAATGGCTCATAAATATGATTTAGACAATGATATTCATGAACTTAAAAAGACACTGCGTGATCTACAGAAACAGCAAAATGAAAATCAGAGTCGGctggtaaaaaataataaaaaaccgGCAGACCAAGAAAGCCTAAAATTtgacaaaataaatgaagaagagacaactaattttaaaacaatgaagaaaaacattgaaaaagaaatagatgaaaaggaaacacaaataaaTTCAGTATCGTATGTGGTTGATGTAATCgcaaagaagaagaatgagttAGAAGATACTATAAAGAAAACTCAAACACAGAGGGAGAATTCAGAGGCATAA